A stretch of Myxococcus hansupus DNA encodes these proteins:
- a CDS encoding HpcH/HpaI aldolase/citrate lyase family protein: MKFTRYCRSILFTPALAVDRFARGQQSGADISLVDLEDSVAASHKDAARQHAEAFFTAPRGPSRRAVRINTVTRPEGLRDVLALRGYAVKPDAVLVPKVESPRDLEIVEQVLGASCSQVDLLALVETPRGVENVHAIARATPRLKALVFGSADFSFSIGASLSWDPLHYARSRLVTAARAANVQVVDSPLFDMADEEGLRRECQLARSMGFSGKAAVHPRQVAIINQAFSPDENTLRKARKIVTESQARDFNICVVEGTMVGAPFVEAAKRTLEEFGPQEG, from the coding sequence ATGAAATTCACCCGGTACTGCCGCTCCATCCTCTTCACGCCAGCGCTCGCCGTGGACCGTTTCGCACGGGGCCAGCAGTCCGGCGCGGACATCAGTCTGGTGGACCTCGAGGACTCCGTGGCCGCCAGTCACAAGGACGCGGCGCGGCAGCACGCGGAGGCATTCTTCACCGCCCCCAGGGGCCCGAGCCGCCGGGCCGTCCGCATCAACACCGTCACCCGCCCCGAGGGCCTTCGCGACGTGCTCGCCCTGCGCGGCTACGCCGTCAAACCCGACGCCGTCCTGGTGCCCAAGGTCGAATCCCCCAGGGACCTCGAAATCGTCGAACAGGTGCTCGGTGCGAGCTGCTCACAGGTGGACCTGCTCGCCCTCGTGGAGACGCCTCGCGGCGTGGAGAATGTCCACGCCATCGCCCGCGCGACGCCACGGCTCAAGGCGCTCGTGTTCGGCTCCGCGGACTTCTCCTTCAGCATCGGCGCGTCCCTCTCCTGGGACCCGCTGCACTACGCCCGCTCGCGGCTCGTCACCGCCGCGCGGGCCGCCAACGTGCAGGTCGTCGACTCCCCGCTGTTCGACATGGCGGACGAGGAGGGCCTGCGCCGCGAGTGCCAGCTCGCCCGGAGCATGGGCTTCAGCGGCAAGGCCGCCGTGCACCCGCGCCAGGTGGCCATCATCAACCAGGCCTTCTCCCCGGACGAGAACACGCTGCGCAAGGCGCGGAAGATCGTCACCGAGAGCCAGGCCCGCGACTTCAACATCTGCGTGGTGGAGGGGACCATGGTCGGTGCCCCGTTCGTCGAGGCGGCGAAGCGCACGCTCGAGGAGTTCGGCCCCCAGGAGGGCTGA
- a CDS encoding aminotransferase class I/II-fold pyridoxal phosphate-dependent enzyme → METSSEQSVLGPRRYRNNEKLIAVGDRGWQHAKDNGLIGIKVDFESNNRLVDTRTNHAFMTLCSCSYLGLNHHPKIIQGSIDALREAGTNSLAMSTLRIRLNLMARMEEGLRELYGCPTLPGATCSALTAGILPLLASGHVTEDGQPRVMVFDRFCHFSMAYIKPICGDESLVLTSPHNDLNYLEDVCKKYPRVAYVADGAYSMGGLAALEGLLQLQERYGLFLYIDDSHSLSITGERGEGYIRSRLKMNPLTMIVASLAKAFGSAGGIAMLGSEKIFDFLYRNAGPLAWSQNIQTPSVGASLASIELHRSPELRQLQDQLQRNINLFDSQFPSPNAGNGMPIRLIQVGEEDRAIRLSSELYQRGYYCSAVFFPVVARGEAGVRVMMRADMTEQQVQTFCDDVKDILSHF, encoded by the coding sequence ATGGAAACGAGCAGCGAGCAGAGCGTCTTGGGTCCCCGGCGCTACCGCAACAACGAGAAGCTCATCGCCGTGGGCGACCGTGGCTGGCAGCACGCCAAGGACAACGGCCTCATCGGCATCAAGGTGGACTTCGAGTCGAACAACCGGCTCGTCGACACCCGCACGAACCACGCGTTCATGACGCTCTGCTCGTGCTCCTACCTGGGCCTCAACCACCACCCGAAAATCATCCAGGGCTCCATCGACGCGCTCCGGGAGGCCGGTACCAACAGCCTGGCCATGTCCACCTTGCGCATCCGCCTCAACCTGATGGCGCGCATGGAGGAGGGACTCCGGGAGCTGTACGGCTGCCCCACCCTGCCCGGCGCCACCTGCAGCGCGCTGACCGCGGGCATCCTCCCCCTGCTGGCCTCCGGCCACGTCACCGAGGACGGCCAGCCGCGCGTCATGGTGTTCGACCGCTTCTGTCACTTCTCCATGGCCTACATCAAACCCATCTGCGGCGATGAGAGCCTGGTCCTGACGAGCCCGCACAACGACCTCAACTACCTGGAGGACGTCTGCAAGAAGTACCCGCGCGTGGCCTACGTCGCGGACGGCGCCTACTCCATGGGCGGCCTCGCCGCGCTGGAGGGCCTGCTGCAGCTCCAGGAGCGCTACGGCCTGTTCCTCTACATCGATGACTCCCACTCGCTCTCCATCACCGGCGAGCGCGGCGAGGGCTACATCCGCTCGCGGCTGAAGATGAACCCGCTGACCATGATTGTCGCCTCGCTGGCCAAGGCGTTCGGCAGCGCGGGTGGCATCGCCATGCTGGGCAGCGAGAAGATCTTCGACTTCCTCTACCGGAACGCGGGGCCGCTGGCGTGGTCGCAGAACATCCAGACGCCGTCGGTGGGCGCGTCGCTCGCCAGCATCGAGCTGCACCGCTCGCCGGAGCTGCGCCAGCTCCAGGACCAGTTGCAGCGCAACATCAACCTCTTCGACAGCCAGTTCCCCTCTCCGAACGCGGGCAACGGCATGCCCATCCGCCTCATCCAGGTGGGTGAGGAAGACCGGGCCATCCGGCTGTCCTCGGAGCTGTACCAGCGGGGCTACTACTGCTCCGCCGTGTTCTTCCCCGTCGTCGCCCGGGGTGAAGCCGGCGTGCGCGTGATGATGCGCGCGGACATGACGGAGCAGCAGGTCCAGACCTTCTGCGACGACGTCAAAGACATCCTCTCCCACTTCTGA
- a CDS encoding MaoC family dehydratase, translating into MEGTGITGYKQLGPQRYREVLGFHYEDFTVGDVFEHRPGRTVTEADNVLMNTLCMNPSPLHLDAAYCEQTVWGKPLISSLVTFSIVCGMSVRSTSGRATANLGWDKIRLTHPVFAGDTLYAESRILAKRLSSGRAGEGIITCETVGLTSKGEVFLSFERSFLVPTRERAVEERARY; encoded by the coding sequence ATGGAGGGCACCGGAATCACCGGCTACAAGCAGCTCGGACCCCAGCGGTACCGGGAGGTCCTCGGCTTCCACTACGAGGACTTCACCGTGGGGGACGTCTTCGAACACCGCCCCGGCAGGACGGTGACGGAGGCCGACAACGTCCTGATGAACACGCTGTGCATGAACCCGTCACCGCTGCACCTGGATGCCGCGTACTGCGAACAGACGGTGTGGGGCAAGCCGCTCATCTCCAGCCTGGTGACGTTCAGCATCGTCTGCGGGATGAGCGTGCGCAGCACCAGCGGCCGGGCCACCGCCAACCTGGGCTGGGACAAGATTCGCCTCACCCACCCCGTCTTCGCTGGAGACACGCTCTACGCGGAGAGTCGCATCCTCGCCAAGCGGCTGTCCTCCGGACGCGCGGGGGAAGGAATCATCACCTGCGAGACGGTGGGCCTCACGTCGAAGGGCGAGGTCTTCCTCTCCTTCGAACGCAGCTTCCTCGTGCCCACCCGCGAGCGGGCCGTCGAGGAAAGGGCGAGGTACTGA
- a CDS encoding NAD(P)H-quinone oxidoreductase — translation MRAVVFEGSGGPEVVKLREVPRPVPTREALLVKVQATALNRADLLQRQGEYHVPEGQSAIPGVEVAGTVEAWGEDVKGFTHGQPVFGVVEGGGLAEYCLLDQGMAIPIPSCFDFAEAAATAESCLTANETLFTLGDLKPGQAVLIHAAASSIGTTMVQMARHVGATTYCTVGSHRKAEALRALGADAVFNYREQDFVHEVLQRTRGEGVPLVMDFIGGAYLERNLAVMGHEGCLVLVGLLDGMSAQVDLLRIVQRRLQLKGSSLRLRPMQEKREVNARFRERWTEVLTQGGLRPVIHARYPLEDVGAALAEMEANRNIGKLVLTLERNVSHA, via the coding sequence ATGCGCGCCGTCGTCTTCGAAGGCTCCGGGGGACCGGAGGTGGTGAAGCTGCGCGAAGTTCCCAGGCCCGTGCCCACACGGGAGGCGCTCCTGGTGAAAGTCCAGGCCACCGCGCTCAACCGCGCGGACCTGCTCCAGCGCCAGGGCGAGTACCACGTGCCCGAAGGCCAGTCCGCCATCCCCGGCGTGGAGGTGGCGGGCACCGTCGAGGCCTGGGGCGAAGACGTGAAGGGCTTCACCCACGGGCAGCCCGTGTTCGGCGTGGTGGAGGGCGGCGGGCTCGCCGAGTACTGCCTGCTGGACCAGGGCATGGCCATCCCCATCCCCTCCTGCTTCGACTTCGCGGAGGCAGCGGCCACCGCCGAATCGTGTCTCACCGCGAACGAGACGCTCTTCACCCTCGGCGACTTGAAGCCGGGGCAGGCGGTCCTCATCCACGCGGCGGCCAGCAGCATCGGGACCACCATGGTGCAGATGGCCCGTCACGTGGGCGCCACCACCTACTGCACGGTGGGCTCTCACAGGAAAGCGGAGGCCCTCCGCGCGTTGGGGGCCGACGCGGTCTTCAACTACCGCGAGCAGGACTTCGTCCACGAGGTGCTCCAGCGGACGCGCGGAGAAGGCGTCCCGCTGGTGATGGACTTCATCGGCGGGGCCTATCTGGAGCGCAACCTGGCGGTGATGGGACATGAGGGGTGTCTCGTGCTGGTCGGGCTGCTCGACGGCATGTCCGCGCAGGTGGACCTGCTGCGCATCGTCCAGCGCCGACTCCAGCTCAAGGGTTCATCCCTCCGGCTGCGGCCCATGCAGGAGAAGCGCGAGGTGAACGCGCGCTTCCGCGAGCGATGGACGGAGGTGCTCACTCAGGGCGGGCTGCGGCCCGTCATCCACGCCCGCTACCCGCTGGAGGACGTGGGCGCGGCGCTCGCGGAGATGGAAGCCAACCGCAACATCGGAAAGCTCGTGCTCACTTTGGAAAGGAATGTCAGCCATGCATGA
- a CDS encoding acyl carrier protein has product MHEELTQSIKKILVTNLFVELPPEQIGVDDGLQSVIGLDSVGFLELRVICEDEFNVRISDEDFNSDNFRTVNQIASLIVGLKTSAQGGAW; this is encoded by the coding sequence ATGCATGAAGAGCTCACGCAGAGCATCAAGAAGATCCTCGTCACCAACCTGTTCGTCGAGCTCCCCCCGGAGCAGATTGGCGTGGACGACGGGCTCCAGTCCGTCATCGGCCTGGACTCCGTGGGATTCCTCGAGCTGCGCGTCATCTGCGAGGACGAGTTCAACGTCCGCATCTCCGACGAGGACTTCAACTCGGACAACTTCCGCACGGTGAATCAGATTGCCTCGCTCATCGTGGGCCTGAAGACCTCGGCCCAGGGAGGCGCGTGGTGA
- a CDS encoding aminotransferase class III-fold pyridoxal phosphate-dependent enzyme, with translation MKVPAPGGRLEPADLERLRAGQALQMDHYGGGRLPFTCVQARGLVQQMVPLEGEDAGRVLEVLDASGGYASACLGAGHACLQPAFREGLERGYVTDELGSLERTLLLEELFGPGGRWADRFPGSAYHASGRNSGSEGLELALRLVLESGFDRRRLTAKAGREARRTVLAFEGAWHGWTGGLVPLLNRRHYRLGLPAPVSEAPFGLDVAFLPFGEQEPLERYFALEGSKLSAVIVEPIQGDAGILVPPPGYLRRLAGLCREHGVLLVADEVLTFAKTGQFFAMTDEEGPIPTDITVIGKSLGMGAVSTSMVIARRELSVRSSGAVSTSDLRPLTCALMRSGLRYLAEERLIERAGPLGVELRERLHRDVVEAFPELFLEVRGLGYMNGIELTERAAGGLSRLRHQLLESGVFVEFMAGAGRRSHGLRYMFPAMRIAPPLIAGEEDLRRIVERIREGTRRFVEAGR, from the coding sequence GTGAAGGTCCCCGCGCCCGGAGGACGGCTGGAGCCCGCGGACCTGGAACGGCTGCGTGCCGGACAGGCCCTGCAGATGGACCACTACGGCGGAGGGCGCCTGCCCTTCACCTGCGTGCAGGCGCGCGGGCTCGTCCAGCAGATGGTTCCGCTGGAAGGCGAGGACGCGGGCCGGGTGCTGGAGGTGCTGGACGCGAGCGGCGGCTACGCCAGCGCCTGTCTGGGCGCGGGCCACGCCTGCCTCCAGCCCGCCTTCCGGGAGGGCCTGGAGCGCGGCTACGTCACCGATGAGCTGGGCTCCCTGGAGCGGACGCTGCTGCTGGAGGAGCTGTTCGGCCCCGGGGGCCGCTGGGCGGACCGCTTTCCGGGCAGCGCGTACCACGCGAGCGGCCGCAACTCCGGCTCCGAGGGCCTGGAGCTGGCGCTGCGCCTGGTCCTGGAGTCTGGCTTCGACCGGCGGCGGCTGACGGCCAAGGCGGGCCGCGAGGCACGGCGCACCGTGCTCGCCTTCGAAGGCGCGTGGCACGGTTGGACAGGAGGCCTGGTGCCCCTGCTCAACCGCCGGCACTACCGCCTGGGCCTGCCCGCGCCCGTCTCCGAAGCCCCCTTCGGACTGGACGTCGCGTTCCTCCCCTTCGGCGAGCAGGAGCCCTTGGAGCGCTACTTCGCCCTGGAGGGCTCCAAGCTGTCCGCGGTCATCGTCGAGCCCATCCAGGGCGACGCCGGCATCCTCGTCCCGCCACCGGGCTACTTGCGGCGGCTGGCGGGCCTGTGCCGTGAGCACGGCGTGCTCCTGGTCGCGGACGAGGTGCTCACCTTCGCGAAGACAGGTCAGTTCTTCGCCATGACGGACGAGGAGGGGCCCATCCCCACCGACATCACCGTCATTGGCAAGAGCCTGGGCATGGGCGCGGTCTCCACGTCCATGGTCATCGCGCGGCGCGAACTGTCCGTACGCTCCAGCGGCGCGGTGTCCACGTCGGACCTGCGGCCCCTCACCTGCGCGCTGATGCGCTCCGGGCTCCGCTACCTCGCGGAGGAGCGCCTCATCGAGCGCGCTGGACCCCTGGGCGTGGAGCTGCGTGAGCGCCTGCACCGCGACGTGGTGGAGGCCTTCCCGGAGCTGTTCCTCGAAGTCCGTGGCCTGGGCTACATGAACGGCATCGAGCTGACCGAGCGGGCCGCCGGTGGCCTGTCCCGGCTGCGTCACCAACTGCTCGAGTCCGGCGTCTTCGTGGAGTTCATGGCCGGCGCGGGCCGGCGCTCCCACGGGCTTCGCTACATGTTCCCGGCCATGCGCATCGCCCCGCCGCTCATCGCGGGCGAGGAGGACCTGCGGCGCATCGTCGAGCGCATCCGTGAGGGCACCCGGAGGTTCGTGGAGGCAGGACGATGA
- a CDS encoding acyl-CoA thioesterase, translating into MMDALPIPASRHRVEHVDTDASGVVHFSRYASLLETAALETLERRGTGLEVLEGQGLDLRVRELRIQYRAAARFQDWLRLEARLEHVGPASLKLGVSVYREGTASEPLLLAAGSLDMAVVNRESGEPTCIPPTLSAALKRSPSP; encoded by the coding sequence ATGATGGACGCCCTCCCCATCCCCGCCTCGCGTCACCGGGTGGAGCACGTCGACACCGATGCCTCCGGGGTCGTCCACTTCTCACGTTACGCGTCGCTGCTGGAGACCGCGGCGCTGGAGACCCTGGAGCGCCGCGGCACGGGGCTCGAGGTGCTCGAAGGACAGGGGCTCGACCTGCGCGTGCGTGAGCTGCGCATCCAATACCGCGCCGCCGCGCGCTTCCAGGACTGGCTGCGATTGGAAGCCCGCCTGGAACACGTCGGCCCCGCGAGCCTCAAGCTGGGTGTGAGTGTTTACCGCGAGGGCACGGCGTCCGAGCCGCTGCTGCTCGCCGCTGGAAGTCTGGACATGGCTGTCGTCAACCGAGAGAGCGGAGAACCCACATGCATTCCACCGACACTCAGCGCCGCGCTCAAGCGGTCCCCCTCCCCCTGA
- a CDS encoding 3-hydroxyacyl-ACP dehydratase FabZ family protein → MHSTDTQRRAQAVPLPLNPPERQPKPLGFTALRQWLRHRHPMILLDRIVDHEPGKFLDALISISGNLDCIAGHFPERAIYPGSNLIQAFAQAGIILYQMSTSLLAEDELTLIGSVESRFLQVVVPGDQVLLRVQVNRLAGGLFVYSGKAMVGNRRVAAFRASLVRSKVSEMGTPLW, encoded by the coding sequence ATGCATTCCACCGACACTCAGCGCCGCGCTCAAGCGGTCCCCCTCCCCCTGAATCCGCCGGAGCGACAGCCCAAGCCCCTGGGCTTCACCGCGCTTCGCCAGTGGCTCCGTCACCGGCACCCGATGATCCTCCTGGACCGCATCGTCGACCACGAGCCCGGGAAGTTCCTCGACGCCCTCATCTCCATCTCCGGGAACCTGGACTGCATCGCGGGGCACTTCCCCGAACGCGCCATCTACCCCGGCAGCAATCTCATCCAGGCCTTCGCCCAGGCGGGCATCATCCTCTACCAGATGAGCACCTCGCTCCTGGCCGAGGACGAGCTGACGCTCATCGGCTCGGTGGAGAGCCGGTTCCTGCAAGTCGTCGTGCCGGGGGACCAGGTGCTGCTGCGCGTCCAGGTGAACCGGCTGGCCGGTGGCCTCTTCGTCTACTCAGGCAAGGCGATGGTGGGCAACCGCCGCGTGGCGGCGTTCCGCGCGAGCCTCGTCCGCTCCAAGGTCTCGGAGATGGGCACGCCGCTATGGTGA
- a CDS encoding beta-ketoacyl-[acyl-carrier-protein] synthase family protein: MVTPVAVTGAAWSTALGHGLDDVWRRLLAGEHGFVPVDSPHRLRNTLAAVIPSHGEAPASRLRRLAVETLGRALAEAKLEAGGARTRLVLGTSLGAWLDDAHEQEAPLHTWADDVARAVGARAAPVALSTACSSGADAIMVGAELIRAGAADVCLCGGVDVLTPSKRLAHSALSTMSPTRSRAFDVRHDGMLLGEGAGFLVLESMAHARERSAPVFALFRGAGSANDAASMTSPDPAATGARLAMERSLQDAGVAPGDIGLVNAHGSATPANDRAEAESFRAVFKTGPLPCVFATKGAFGHTLGATGAMEAIALILALREGVVPPIAGLEQPDEDFPCPLPVGCPVRHDERLGLSLTLGFGGFDTSLVFEVPR, from the coding sequence ATGGTGACACCCGTCGCGGTGACCGGGGCCGCGTGGAGCACGGCCCTGGGCCACGGGCTCGACGACGTGTGGCGGCGGCTGCTCGCCGGCGAACACGGCTTCGTCCCCGTGGACTCTCCCCACCGGCTGCGCAACACGCTGGCCGCGGTCATCCCTTCGCACGGGGAAGCCCCCGCGTCCCGGCTGCGTCGCCTGGCGGTGGAGACGCTGGGCCGGGCCCTGGCGGAGGCGAAGCTGGAGGCGGGCGGCGCCCGCACGCGGCTGGTGCTGGGCACGAGCCTGGGTGCCTGGCTCGATGACGCGCATGAGCAGGAGGCACCGCTCCACACCTGGGCTGACGACGTGGCTCGCGCGGTGGGCGCGCGCGCGGCGCCCGTCGCCCTCTCCACGGCGTGCTCCTCGGGCGCGGACGCCATCATGGTGGGCGCGGAGCTCATCCGCGCTGGCGCCGCCGACGTATGCCTCTGCGGCGGCGTGGATGTGCTCACCCCGAGCAAGCGGCTGGCGCACTCCGCGCTGTCCACCATGTCCCCCACCCGGTCGCGTGCCTTCGATGTCCGGCATGACGGCATGCTGCTGGGTGAGGGCGCGGGCTTCCTGGTGCTGGAGTCCATGGCCCATGCGCGAGAGCGCTCGGCGCCAGTGTTCGCCCTCTTCCGGGGGGCGGGCTCGGCCAACGACGCGGCGAGCATGACCTCTCCGGACCCGGCCGCCACGGGGGCACGGCTGGCGATGGAACGCTCCCTTCAGGATGCGGGAGTGGCGCCGGGAGACATCGGGCTCGTCAACGCGCACGGCTCGGCCACGCCCGCGAATGACCGCGCGGAGGCGGAGTCCTTCAGGGCCGTGTTCAAGACGGGGCCGCTCCCGTGCGTCTTCGCGACGAAGGGCGCGTTCGGCCACACGCTCGGCGCCACCGGCGCGATGGAGGCCATTGCCCTCATCCTCGCGCTGCGCGAGGGCGTGGTGCCCCCCATCGCCGGGCTGGAGCAACCCGACGAGGACTTTCCCTGCCCGCTCCCCGTGGGATGTCCTGTGCGTCATGACGAGCGGCTCGGCCTGAGCCTCACGCTCGGCTTTGGAGGCTTCGACACCTCGCTCGTCTTCGAGGTCCCGCGATGA
- a CDS encoding class I adenylate-forming enzyme family protein, whose translation MTETTPDLAGVSLPVIQRFLDRVRDLTTAASAPPLEQLAASWRARGLRPGDVVLLALPNGAELLAQVFAILAARGVPALVSPSSPTSRQQALVEALPARALVAMRRPAPHAPDAERFTLGGAEVALFPDAAPPAANPGEMVLLTSGTSGFASGCVFDLEALFRNARRHADAVGLRPGDTVLVNLPLYYSYAMVAQAFASLLRGADLVISGPPFQPAAYSRLLAEQGITVSALTPLLVRSLLQQGAAFPTHLRSLGIGGDVLSPEHVEHLLRQRPSGELYLTYGLSEAGPRVATLAAHAEPAHRFASVGLPLPGTQVSLVPRGPSGQKELLVSSDTLMKRRIGLVEGEKLHAWRGHRLLATGDIFDIDADGYLYFQGRLSDFLVRGSEKICMASVRRLATTLPGVLTARTQVVPGAEGDDYEMILTVADAGRPMEHVSEALSRLLRLAERPRRIQVVPADGATAALHK comes from the coding sequence ATGACTGAAACCACGCCGGACCTCGCGGGCGTCTCCCTGCCAGTCATCCAAAGGTTCCTGGACCGTGTCCGGGACCTCACCACCGCCGCCTCCGCGCCGCCCCTGGAGCAGCTCGCCGCCTCGTGGCGCGCGCGTGGGCTAAGGCCGGGTGACGTCGTCCTGCTGGCCCTGCCCAACGGCGCGGAGCTGCTGGCCCAGGTCTTCGCCATCCTCGCCGCGCGTGGGGTGCCTGCGCTGGTGTCGCCCTCCTCGCCCACGTCTCGCCAGCAAGCGCTCGTGGAGGCACTCCCGGCGCGGGCGCTGGTCGCCATGCGCCGCCCCGCCCCTCATGCCCCGGACGCGGAGCGCTTCACGCTGGGCGGCGCAGAGGTGGCCCTGTTCCCCGACGCAGCACCACCCGCCGCGAACCCCGGGGAGATGGTGCTGCTGACGTCGGGCACGTCGGGCTTCGCCAGCGGCTGCGTGTTCGACCTCGAGGCGCTCTTCCGAAACGCGCGCCGTCACGCGGACGCGGTGGGCCTGCGCCCGGGCGACACCGTGCTGGTGAACCTGCCGCTTTATTACTCGTACGCCATGGTGGCCCAAGCCTTCGCGTCGCTGCTTCGAGGCGCGGACCTGGTCATCAGCGGACCGCCCTTCCAACCCGCCGCGTACTCGCGACTGCTGGCCGAGCAGGGCATCACCGTGTCCGCGTTGACGCCGCTCCTGGTCCGCTCGCTCCTCCAGCAGGGCGCCGCCTTTCCAACGCACCTGCGCTCCCTGGGCATCGGAGGTGACGTTCTCTCCCCCGAGCACGTGGAGCACTTGCTGCGCCAGCGCCCCAGCGGCGAGCTGTACCTCACCTATGGCCTGTCGGAGGCCGGCCCCCGCGTCGCGACGCTCGCGGCCCATGCCGAGCCCGCGCACCGCTTCGCCTCCGTGGGCCTCCCGCTCCCGGGGACCCAGGTGTCACTCGTCCCCCGAGGCCCCAGTGGACAGAAGGAGCTGCTGGTCTCCTCGGACACGCTGATGAAGCGGCGCATCGGGTTGGTGGAGGGCGAGAAGCTGCACGCGTGGCGCGGCCACCGGCTGCTGGCCACCGGAGACATCTTCGACATCGACGCGGACGGCTACCTGTACTTCCAGGGACGCCTCTCCGACTTCCTCGTCCGGGGCAGCGAGAAGATTTGCATGGCCTCCGTGCGACGGCTGGCCACCACGCTCCCCGGTGTGCTCACGGCCCGGACGCAGGTCGTCCCCGGCGCCGAGGGTGACGACTACGAGATGATCCTCACGGTGGCCGACGCAGGCCGCCCCATGGAGCACGTGTCCGAGGCGCTCTCCCGCCTCCTGCGACTCGCGGAGCGACCGAGGCGCATCCAGGTCGTCCCCGCCGACGGCGCCACCGCCGCGCTGCACAAGTGA